Below is a genomic region from bacterium.
CGAAAGCTTCATCGGTGGTTACGGCCAGCCGGTCGCACAACTCCTCGTCGTCAAGAACCTCGGCCAGGTGCGACATGACGGCCAGGTGCTCGTCGCCTACCGCCGCCAGCCCGAACACGAGGTAGGCGACATCCTCCTCGTCGCCCCATGGCACGCCGGCCGGGTACTGGGCGAGGACGAGCGCGGTCCGCTTGATGAGACCCCGGTCCTCGTAGGTGCAGTGGGGGAGCGCGACCCCGTTGCCCAGGTAGGTCGAGATCACGCCTTCGCGGGCCAGCATCGACTCCCCGTACCCGGCCTCCACCGCGCCCAGGTCGAACAGCATGCCCGATACCAGCTCGATCGCCTGTTCACGGGTGTTTTCCTGCTCGCCGAGTGTGATCGCCTCGACGGTTGTTACAGACTCCATGCGCGCCTCCGCTCCGCTCTCAGACCCCTTCGACGTCCGCGCCCGCGGATAGATCGGCGACCAGTTTGACCAGCGCCGGGTCGTTCAGGAATGAACGGAACGCAACCACGGCCGCCTCGGGCGCGACCTGCTTGACACGATCGGCCAGACCGGCGTGGGTGACCACCACGTCGGCGCCGGCCGGTATGTCGTGGACCGGCGAGTGGGTGACCTTGATATCGAGCTTGGCCTTCTTGACCTTCTTCTTCAGAAAGTTCGTGACCATGAGGCTGGAGCCCATCCCCGCCTCGCACGCCAGGACGATCCAGCGGACATCTGCCGCCGCTTTCGAAACTGAACTCATGTTTGATGATCCTTCTGGTTGGAGAAGGGAAGAGCCCCCCGAGGGAGGCTCTTCCGCTCTAGGCGTTACTTAGGCTGTTCAGCCGGTGGGGATACCGGGCATGGTGCCGATCATGTCCTCGGTTCCCTCTTTCTCCTTCACCGGGGATACCCGCAGCAGGAGCGTGCCCACCACGAAGGCGGCAGCCGCTGCGGCCAGCACCCCTAGGAGAACCCCGACGTGCTGCCCTCTCGGTATCACCGCCAGGTAGGCGAAGATCGAACCGGGTGAAGGCGTTGCGGTGAGCCCCGCGTCGAATATCACGAAGATGATGTCGGCGAGGATGCCGCCGGCCCACACGGACAGGATCATGATCGGGTGCATGAGGATG
It encodes:
- a CDS encoding PTS sugar transporter subunit IIA, giving the protein MESVTTVEAITLGEQENTREQAIELVSGMLFDLGAVEAGYGESMLAREGVISTYLGNGVALPHCTYEDRGLIKRTALVLAQYPAGVPWGDEEDVAYLVFGLAAVGDEHLAVMSHLAEVLDDEELCDRLAVTTDEAFVRETLAAPTE